ACCCCGAGCCTGCGCCGCAAGCTTGAAGCGCTGGCCGAGCGCCGCGAAGAACTCGAACGCCTGCTCGCCGACCCCGGCGTGATGGGCGACCCCGCGCGTTTCCGCGACCTGTCGCGCGAGTTTTCCCAGCTCGAACCCGTCGCCACCGCGCTGGCGGCCGAAGCCCGTGCCCGCGAGGACCTGGCCACGGCCGAGGCCATGCGCGACGACCCGGAGCTGGCCGAACTGGCGCAGGAGGAGATCGCCGCCGCGCGCGGGCGCCTGGAGCAGCTGGACCACGAGCTGGCGCTGCTGCTGGTGCCGAAGGATCCGCGCGACGAGGGCAACCTGTTCCTCGAGGTACGCGCCGGCACCGGCGGCGACGAGGCCGCGCTGTTCGCCGGCGACCTGTTCCGCATGTATGCGCGCTACGCCGAGCGCCAGGGCTGGAAGGTCGAGGTCGAATCCGACAACCCGGGCGAGCACGGCGGCCACAAGGAGATCGTGGCGCGCATCGTCGGCCGCGGCGCGTACTCGAAGCTGAAGTTCGAGTCCGGTACCCACCGCGTGCAGCGCGTGCCGGCCACCGAATCGCAGGGCCGCATCCACACCTCGGCGGCGACCGTGGCGATCATCCCCGAGGCCGACGAGATCGAGGAGATCACGATCAACCCGGCCGACCTGAAGGTCGACACCTTCCGCTCCTCCGGCGCCGGCGGCCAGCACGTCAACAAGACCGACTCGGCGATCCGCATCACCCACCTGCCCAGCGGCCTGGTGGTGGAGAGCCAGACCGAGCGCAGCCAGCACGCCAACCGCGACAAGGCGATGAAGCGGCTCAAGGCGCAGCTGCTGGACGCCGAGCGCAGCAAACAGCAGGCCGCGCAGGCCGAGAGCCGGCGCCTGCAGGTGGGCAGCGGCGACCGCAGCCAGCGCATCCGCACCTACAACTTCCCGCAGGGCCGGATCACCGACCACCGGGTCGAGGGCCTGACCCTGTACGACCTGCCCAATATCCTCGAAGGCGACCTGGACCCGCTGGTCAGCCGCCTGCAGCAGGAGCACCAGGCCGACGAACTGGCCCGCCTGACCACCGAATAAGTTCACGGGGCACGGGCACCGCCACCCGCGCTAGGCTAGGGGCATGACCGCCCAGACCGATTTCGTCCCGCTGCAGCTGTGCGTGCTGACCGTGTCCGACACGCGCACCCCCGACAACGACAGCTCCGGCGACTACCTCGCCGGCGCGCTGCAGGCCGCAGGCCACGTGCTGCACGCACGCGGACTCCTGCCTGACGACCGCTACCGCCTGCGCGCGCTGGTCTCGGCCTGGATCGCCGAACCGGCGGTGGACGGCATCCTGGTCACCGGCGGCACCGGCTTCACCGGGCGCGATTCCACGCCCGAGGCGCTGCTGCCGCTGCTGGACAAGGAAATGCCGGGTTTCGGCGAACTGTTCCGCGCGATCAGCGTGGAGGAGATCGGCACCTCGTCGCTGCAGTCGCGTGCCTTCGCCGGCGTGGCCAACGCCACCTTCCTGTTCGCCCTGCCCGGCTCGACCTCGGCCTGCCGCACGGCCTGGGAGAAGATCATCGTCCACCAGCTGGACGCGCGTACCCGCCCCTGCAACCTCGCCGGCCTGCGCCCGCGCCTGCGCGAGGCCTGAGCGCCGTCAGCCGACGCTGAAACCTTCGGGCCCCCGCTCCTGGTACGGATAGCGCTCGACCGTCTCGACCTTCGCGGTCGGCGGACCCACGCGCAGCCACTGCTCCAGCGCGTCGATCGCCTCCGGCGCGCCGGTGGCGATCACCTCGACCCGGCCGTCGGGCAGATTCACCGCGCTGCCATCCAGTCCCAGGCGCCGGGCCTGCTCGCGGGTGGAGGCGCGGTAGTAAACGCCCTGGACCCGGCCGCTGACCAGGAAACGTGCACCGTGCATGCTCAGCCCTCCACCTTGCCGGCCACCGCCAGTTCGATGTCGGCTGCGGTCACCGGGCCGAGGAAGCGGCGCGCGACCTTGCCTTCGGGGTTGATGAGATAGGTCATGGGCAACCCGCGCGGGGTGGCGAAGTCGCCCGGCGGCGCGTAGGGATCGAGGATCACCACCGGATAGGCGACCGGACGCTCCTGCAGGAAGGCCTGCATGTCCGCCAGCTCGATGTCCTCGTAGGCCAGGCCGACCACGTCGATGTCCTCGCGGGTGCCGTGCAGGGCCGACAGCTCCGGCATCTCCTTGATGCACGGCTTGCACCAGGTCGCCCAGAAGTTCACCACCACCCAGCGCCCGCGCAGCGCGGCCAGGTCGTAGGGCTGGCCGTCCACCGTGGTGCCGGTGAAGGCCGGGTAATCGACGGTTTCCTGGACCACGCCCGGGGTGTCCAGCGCCGGCGGCGCCTCCTCGGCGGCCGGGGGAGGCGTGGCATCGGTGGCAGCCTGCGGGTCCTGGCGCCCGCAGGCGCACAGCAGGGCAAGCATGGCCAGCCCGAGGATGGGGGAACGCATCTTTCAGTCTCCGTGGGATTGGGGATAGAGCGCGCCGACAGGGCGGCGCAGCACGTCGCGCAGCGGTAGGCGCATTGCGTCGAGCACGGTGGTGGCGTCCTGGCCCAGTGCGTCCTCGCGGCACGGCAGCCAGGCCTCGTCGGACGGGATGCGCAGGCCGCAGGCCTCGTACAGCTCGCCGAGGGCGACGCCGTCCAGGTCGCGGCCGAGCAGCCACTCGCCCTGCTCGTCCCGGCGCAGGACCCGGATCTCCGCCAGCTGGCAGAGGAATTCCTGCAGCAGCGAGTCGGTAAGCATCGGCTCCAGCTCCAGGATCCGCGCGGTATGCAGGCCATGGCCCTCGCGCCGGGCATCGCGGAAGCGGCCCACCAGGCGCAGCAGCGCATACACCTCGTAGCCGGGCGGCAGGCGCATCGCCGCCGGCTGGTAGCGGAACGCCGCCAGCGAGGAGGCCAGCGAGGCGCCCAGCAGGATCGCGATCCAGCCCAGGTAGATCCACAGCATCAGGATCGGCACGAACGCCAGTGCGCCGTACAGCTTCTGGTAGCCCTGGAAGCTGCCCAGGTACACGCCCAGGCCCGCCTTCACCGTCTCCAGCACCAGCACCGCCAGCACCGCACCGGCCAGCGCGTGGCGCCACTTGACCGTGTGGTGCGGCACCACCTTGTACA
This genomic interval from Pseudoxanthomonas suwonensis 11-1 contains the following:
- a CDS encoding TlpA family protein disulfide reductase encodes the protein MRSPILGLAMLALLCACGRQDPQAATDATPPPAAEEAPPALDTPGVVQETVDYPAFTGTTVDGQPYDLAALRGRWVVVNFWATWCKPCIKEMPELSALHGTREDIDVVGLAYEDIELADMQAFLQERPVAYPVVILDPYAPPGDFATPRGLPMTYLINPEGKVARRFLGPVTAADIELAVAGKVEG
- the moaB gene encoding molybdenum cofactor biosynthesis protein B; translated protein: MTAQTDFVPLQLCVLTVSDTRTPDNDSSGDYLAGALQAAGHVLHARGLLPDDRYRLRALVSAWIAEPAVDGILVTGGTGFTGRDSTPEALLPLLDKEMPGFGELFRAISVEEIGTSSLQSRAFAGVANATFLFALPGSTSACRTAWEKIIVHQLDARTRPCNLAGLRPRLREA
- a CDS encoding YihY family inner membrane protein, with product MGIGGLTGSWRERVRDRARAVSFARFLWHRFVDDRLFQAAAALAYTTAFALVPLAVVVLGVLAAFPVFDQWSNALVDYVFSNFVPSAARAIESSLDRLAENSRQLTAAGVVALVVSLLVTLNSVESTFNRIWRVASARPRLSRYLVYWTVLTLGALLAAASLSISARIFALPLFATPEGRAIAHLSLSLAPVLIELAVVALVYKVVPHHTVKWRHALAGAVLAVLVLETVKAGLGVYLGSFQGYQKLYGALAFVPILMLWIYLGWIAILLGASLASSLAAFRYQPAAMRLPPGYEVYALLRLVGRFRDARREGHGLHTARILELEPMLTDSLLQEFLCQLAEIRVLRRDEQGEWLLGRDLDGVALGELYEACGLRIPSDEAWLPCREDALGQDATTVLDAMRLPLRDVLRRPVGALYPQSHGD
- a CDS encoding acylphosphatase, yielding MHGARFLVSGRVQGVYYRASTREQARRLGLDGSAVNLPDGRVEVIATGAPEAIDALEQWLRVGPPTAKVETVERYPYQERGPEGFSVG
- the prfA gene encoding peptide chain release factor 1, with translation MTPSLRRKLEALAERREELERLLADPGVMGDPARFRDLSREFSQLEPVATALAAEARAREDLATAEAMRDDPELAELAQEEIAAARGRLEQLDHELALLLVPKDPRDEGNLFLEVRAGTGGDEAALFAGDLFRMYARYAERQGWKVEVESDNPGEHGGHKEIVARIVGRGAYSKLKFESGTHRVQRVPATESQGRIHTSAATVAIIPEADEIEEITINPADLKVDTFRSSGAGGQHVNKTDSAIRITHLPSGLVVESQTERSQHANRDKAMKRLKAQLLDAERSKQQAAQAESRRLQVGSGDRSQRIRTYNFPQGRITDHRVEGLTLYDLPNILEGDLDPLVSRLQQEHQADELARLTTE